One Misgurnus anguillicaudatus chromosome 19, ASM2758022v2, whole genome shotgun sequence genomic region harbors:
- the usp7 gene encoding ubiquitin carboxyl-terminal hydrolase 7 isoform X5, protein MDAPGDPDDPPRIPQNPVINGNVAMADGHNNTEEDMEDDTSWRSEATFRFVVERFSRLSESVLSPPCFVRNLPWKIMVMPRFYPDRPHQKSVGFFLQCNAESDSTLEFENDIEPNYHSGCTNKSWSCHAQAMLKIINYKDDEKSFSRRISHLFFHKENDWGFSNFMSWSDVTDPERGFVEDDKVTFEVYVQADAPHGVAWDSKKHTGYVGLKNQGATCYMNSLLQTLFFTNQLRRAVYMMPTEGDDSSKSVPLALQRVFYELQHSDKPVGTKKLTKSFGWETLDSFMQHDVQELCRVLLDNVENKMKGTCVEGTIPKLFRGKMVSYIQCKHVDYRSERIEDYYDIQLSIKGKKNIFESFKDYVAVEQLDGDNKYDAGEHGLQDAEKGVKFLTFPPILHLQLMRFMYDPQTDQNIKINDRFEFPEQLPLDEFLQKPDVKDPANYILHAVLVHSGDNHGGHYVVYLNPKGDGKVSVTAPIWCKFDDDVVSRCTKEEAIEHNYGGHDDDLSVRHCTNAYMLVYIRESKLSEVLQPVTDIDIPQQLVERLQEEKRVEAQKRKERQEAHLYMQVQMVTEDQFCGHQGNDMYDEEKVKYTVFKVLKSSTLAEFVQNLSQTMGFPQDQMRLWPMQARSNGTKRPAMLDYEADCNKSMIDLSDNENPWTIFLETVDPEMAASGATLPKFDKDHDVMLFLKMYDPKTRSLNYCGHIYTPISCKIRDLLPVMCERAGFQQGTSLILYEEVKPNLTERIQDYDVSLDKALDELMDGDIIVFQKDDPENDTSELPTAKDYFRDLYHRVDVIFCDKTIHNDPGFVVTLSNRMNYFQVAKTVAQRLNTDPMLLQFFKSQGYRDGPGNPLRHNYEGTLRDLLQFFKPRQPKKLYYQQLKMKITDFENRRSFKAIWLNSMFREEEITLYPDKHGCVRDLLEECKKAVELSDKGSEKLRLLEIVSYKIIGVHQEDELLECLSPAASRTFRIEEIPLDQVDLDKENEMLIPVAHFHKEVFGTFGIPFLLKIRQGELFREVMKRIQSMLDIQEKEFEKFKFAIVMMGRHQYINEEDYEVNLKDFEPQPGNMSHPRPWLGLDHFNKAPKRGRYTYLEKAIKIHN, encoded by the exons ACTTGAGTTCGAAAATGATATAGAGCCAAACTATCACAGCGGCTGCACAAATAA GTCCTGGTCATGTCACGCTCAAGCAATGCTCAAAATAATCAACTACAAAGATGATGAGAAATCTTTCAGCCGTCGCATAAGTCACTTGTTCTTCCATAAGGAAAATGACTGGGGCTTCTCCAACTTCATGTCATGGAGT GATGTGACTGATCCAGAGCGAGGCTTCGTGGAAGATGATAAGGTCACTTTTGAGGTCTACGTTCAAGCCGATGCGCCTCACGGCGTGGC TTGGGATTCAAAGAAACACACTGGCTATGTGGGGTTAAAGAACCAAGGAGCCACATGTTACATGAACAGCTTACTACAGACTCTTTTCTTCACGAACCAGCTGCGGCgg GCGGTTTATATGATGCCCACAGAGGGCGATGATTCCTCTAAAAGCGTTCCCCTTGCCCTGCAGAGGGTTTTCTATGAGCTCCAGCACAGTGATAAGCCTGTCGGGACGAAGAAACTGACCAAGTCTTTTGG gtGGGAGACACTAGACAGTTTCATGCAACATGATGTACAGGAATTGTGCAGAGTG CTTTTGGACAATGTGGAGAACAAGATGAAAGGAACTTGTGTTGAAGGCACAATTCCCAAGCTCTTTAGAGGAAAGATGGTG TCTTACATCCAGTGTAAGCATGTGGATTATCGGTCAGAAAGAATAGAGGACTACTACGATATCCAGCTCAGCATAAAAGGAAAGAAAAACA TTTTTGAGTCATTCAAGGATTACGTGGCAGTGGAACAGCTGGATGGGGATAACAAGTATGATGCAGGGGAACATGGTCTACAG GATGCAGAAAAGGGTGTGAAGTTTCTGACCTTCCCTCCTATCCTGCACCTACAGCTCATGAGGTTCATGTACGACCCTCAGACCGACCAAAACATTAAGATAAATGACAG GTTTGAATTCCCAGAGCAGTTACCTCTGGATGAGTTTCTGCAAAAGCCTGATGTAAAAGACCCGGCCAACTACATTCTCCACGCGGTGTTGGTGCACAGCGGAGACAACCACGGGGGTCACTACGTCGTCTACCTTAATCCTAAAGGAGACGGCAAAGTGAGTGTCACCGCACCAATA TGGTGTAAATTCGACGATGACGTCGTCTCTCGGTGCACTAAAGAAGAGGCCATCGAGCACAATTACGGCGGACACGATGACGACCTATCAGTTCGTCACTGCACCAACGCGTACATGTTGGTGTACATCAGAGAATCCAAGCTCAGTGAG GTCCTGCAGCCGGTCACAGACATAGACATCCCCCAGCAGCTGGTGGAGAGACTGCAGGAGGAAAAGAGGGTGGAGGCGCAGAAGAGAAAAGAGAGGCAGGAAGCTCATCTTTACATGCAAGTTCAG ATGGTGACAGAAGATCAGTTTTGTGGACACCAGGGCAATGACATGTATGATGAAGAGAAAGTAAAATACACAGTGTTCAAAGTTCTGAAAAGCTCCACACTTGCAGAGTTTGTACAGAACCTCTCACAGACTATG GGTTTCCCACAAGACCAGATGAGACTTTGGCCAATGCAGGCCAGAAGCAACGGCACTAAACGGCCGGCCATGTTGGATTACGAAGCCGATTGCAACAAGTCT ATGATCGATTTGAGTGATAACGAGAACCCATGGACAATATTTTTGGAAACGGTAGATCCAGAAATGGCTGCCAGTGGTGCAACGTTACCCAAATTCGACAAAGACC ATGACGTTATGTTGTTCCTGAAGATGTATGATCCAAAAACCAGAAGCTTAAATTATTGTGGGCATATCTACACACCTATATCCTGTAAAATAC GAGACTTGCTTCCCGTTATGTGTGAACGAGCAGGGTTTCAGCAGGGAACTAGCCTTATCCTCTATGAG GAAGTTAAACCGAATTTAACAGAGCGGATACAAGACTATGATGTCTCCCTGGACAAAGCTCTGGATGAGCTGATGGATGGAGACATAATTGTGTTTCAAAA GGATGATCCTGAAAACGATACCAGTGAGCTGCCTACTGCGAAAGACTACTTCAGAGACCTGTACCACCGTGTGGATGTCATCTTCTGTGACAAGACCATTCACAACGACCCAGGCTTTGTTGTGACACTGTCAAACCGAATGAACTACTTCCAg GTGGCAAAGACTGTTGCGCAGAGGTTAAACACTGACCCCATGCTTCTACAGTTCTTCAAGTCACAGGG GTACAGAGATGGCCCAGGCAACCCACTCAGGCACAACTATGAAGGTACTCTCAGAGACCTGCTGCAGTTTTTCAAACCCCGGCAGCCTAAGAAGCTCTACTACCAGCAG CTCAAGATGAAGATCACAGACTTTGAGAACAGGAGGAGTTTCAAAGCCATATGGCTCAACAGTATGTTTCGAGAGGAG GAGATCACACTGTATCCTGACAAACATGGCTGTGTTCGAGACCTTCTGGAGGAATGTAAAAAAGCAGTGGAGCTTTCTGACAAAGGTTCAGAGAAGCTGAG GCTGTTAGAAATTGTCAGCTACAAAATTATTGGCGTTCACCAGGAAGATGAATTGCTAGAATGTTTATCTCCAGCAGCCAGTCGGACGTTCAGAATAGAG GAAATCCCTCTCGACCAGGTGGACCTGGATAAGGAGAATGAAATGCTGATTCCAGTTGCACATTTCCACAAGGAAGTCTTTGGGACGTTCGGAATTCCCTTTTTGCTTAAAATCCGTCAG GGGGAACTCTTCAGAGAGGTGATGAAGAGAATTCAGAGCATGCTTGACATTCAGGAGAAAGAGTTTGAGAAG ttCAAGTTTGCAATAGTGATGATGGGCCGGCATCAGTATATCAATGAGGAAGACTACGAAGTGAATCTGAAAGACTTTGAGCCACAGCCAG GAAACATGTCTCACCCGAGGCCTTGGTTAGGGCTCGACCACTTCAACAAAGCTCCAAAGAGAGGTCGCTACACGTATCTGGAAAAGGCGATCAAGATTCACAACTGA